In the genome of Entelurus aequoreus isolate RoL-2023_Sb linkage group LG08, RoL_Eaeq_v1.1, whole genome shotgun sequence, one region contains:
- the LOC133655092 gene encoding transmembrane protein 238-like yields the protein MADRCVGNCAPVFFLAVVFDVAGLIVLLVGIFGNLNVDGRFYGDFLIYTGSLVLFLSLVWWVLWYTGNVRLAADRRRSSLDARFTHWARKISERLSRSAIKSLEKNNCGKNVNGISSSDAHSRITWERNGACPAGHNNKGFDGGTECAPDRKHMELGMLRNSGENLQSVEDKAEKIL from the coding sequence ATGGCGGATAGGTGCGTGGGAAACTGCGCGCCGGTGTTCTTCCTCGCCGTGGTTTTTGATGTCGCCGGTCTAATTGTTCTTCTGGTCGGGATCTTCGGCAACTTGAACGTGGACGGACGCTTCTACGGAGACTTCCTCATCTACACGGGCTCGCTCGTCCTCTTCCTCAGCTTGGTGTGGTGGGTGCTGTGGTACACCGGCAACGTGCGGCTGGCAGCCGACCGCAGGAGAAGCTCCCTGGACGCCCGCTTCACGCACTGGGCGAGGAAAATCTCCGAGAGGCTGTCCAGGAGCGCCATCAAGTCTCTGGAGAAGAACAACTGTGGAAAGAACGTGAACGGAATCTCGTCCTCTGACGCGCACTCGAGAATTACGTGGGAACGGAACGGCGCCTGTCCCGCGGGCCACAACAACAAGGGCTTTGACGGGGGGACCGAGTGCGCTCCTGACCGCAAACACATGGAGCTGGGGATGTTGAGGAACTCGGGGGAGAATCTACAGTCTGTGGAGGACAAAGCAGAGAAGATTCTCTGA
- the LOC133655094 gene encoding zinc finger protein OZF-like, which translates to MEQDESQPLYIKVKEEEPSQIKEEEEEPQYRHIKGEEEEPKQPRIKEEDEPHTFYIKEEKESQPSFTVQRKRSHSSAHIKEEEEEHRISQEGEHVEGLEEVHVTKMPVTGVIVKSEDDEVKSESEEKREVHSSSSSSTQHMTTEDHCGGSQADKLLAPLSDSDDTTSHSPDTDDEDSKADKTCPTDNTRFKCSYCDKTFNHHCRLKTHMRTHTGEKPFSCSICAKDFTQKYNLKTHMVTHTEKKPFSCTECSKGFAHKCMLKEHMRIHTGEKPFSCSMCGKDFTLRQHLKTHMTRHTGENPFSCSVCCKGFTRANDLKRHMRMHTGEKTISCSVCGKDFTQTCYLKVHMRIHAGEKPFSCSVCGKSFTRTCDLKIHMRIHTGEKPFFCSICGKGFTRISDMKTHKRIHSGEKTFSCSICNRGFTRTGDFKIHMRTHTSEKPYTCINCNKSFCQQRTLVVHMRTHTGEKSLSCSVCGERFSYEYQCKKHTCAGENSSSK; encoded by the coding sequence ATGGAGCAGGATGAGTCCCAGCCCCTCTATATAAAAGTGAAAGAAGAGGAGCCCTCACAAataaaagaggaagaggaggagccgcAGTACCGCCATATTAAAGGGGAAGAGGAGGAGCCAAAGCAGCCCCGCATTAAAGAGGAGGATGAGCCACATACATTTTACATTAAGGAGGAAAAGGAGTCACAGCCCTCCTTCACAGTACAGAGAAAGAGGAGTCATAGCTCCGCTCACattaaagaagaagaggaggaacaccgcatcagtcaggagggagagcatgttgaaggactggaggaggttcatgtcaccaagatgccagtgactggtgtgattgtgaagagtgaagatgatgaagtcaaaagtgaaagtgaggagaagagagaggtgcATTcttcaagcagcagctcaactcaacacatgacaacagaagaccactgtggaggatcacaagcagacaagctcttagctccactatcagatagtgacgacacaacgtcacactctcctgacactgatgatgaagactctaaagctgATAAGACATGTCCCACTGACAACACACGCTTTAAATGTTCTTACTGTGACAAAACTTTCAATCACCATTGTCgtctgaaaacacacatgagaacacacactggagaaaaacctttttcctgttcaatctgtgctaaagattttactcaaaaatacaatttgaaaacacacatggtAACACACACTGAAAAAAAACCTTTTTCGTGCACAGAATGTAGTAAGGGATTTGCTCATAAATGTATGctgaaagaacacatgagaatacacactggagaaaaacctttttcttgttcaatgtgcggtaaagattttactctaaGGCAacatttgaaaacacacatgacaAGGCACACTGGAGAAAACCCCTTTTCCTGCTCAGTATGTTGTAAAGGTTTTACACGAGCTAAtgatttgaaaagacacatgagaatgcacactggagaaaaaacaaTTTCTTGTTCAGTATGTGGTAAAGATTTTACACAAACTTGctatttaaaagtacacatgagaatacatgctggagaaaaacctttttcttgttcagtatgtggtaaaagttttacacGAACTTGTGATTTAAAAATACACATGAGGATAcatactggagaaaaaccttttttctgttcaatctgcggtaaaggttttacacggaTTAGTGATATGAAAACACACAAGAGAATACACAGTGGTGAAAAAacgttttcttgttcaatctgtaatAGAGGTTTTACACGAACTGGCGATTttaaaatacacatgagaacacacactagtGAAAAGCCTTATACATGTATAAACTGCAACAAGAGCTTTTGTCAACAAAGAACCCTagtagtacacatgagaacacacactggagagaaatcgttgagttgcagtgtgtgtggggaAAGATTCTCTTAcgagtaccagtgtaagaaacacacgtgtgctggtgagaacagcagcagcaaatga